The sequence CTTCCCTTGCGGGCGGTACGGGCACATCTGCCGGCGCCGCCCGCGAGGGCCCCGGCGCCCCTCAGCGCAGAAGGGGCCCGGTCACCAGCGCCAGGCCCAGACCGGTGAGCGCCACACCGCTGCCGCCCTCGATCGCCCGGGCGGTACGCGGCCGGCGCAGCCACCGGCCCAGCCGGTCCACGAGCAGGGCCACGGCCGGGAACCAGACGAGGGCCAGAGCCACCACGAGGGCGGCCAGCAGGAGCGTCCTGGGCAGCGGCGGCTGCCCGTCGGGGACGAACTGCGGCAGCAGGCTGAGGAAGAGGACCGGCGCCTTCGGGTTGAGCGCGTTGGTCAGGAACCCCTGACGCAGCGCGCGCCCGAACCCCTCGGGCCCCTCCGGCGGTACCCGGTCCGGCGTACGGCCCTTCTCGGAGGCCCGGCGCCGGAGCGCGTACAGCCCGCTGATCCCGAGGTACAGCACGTACGCGCCGCCGAGCAGCTGGACCGTGCGGAAGAGGACGGGCATCGTCACCAGCACAGCGGCGAGCCCCGCCACGGCGAGCGCGGTGTGCACGAGCAGCCCCCCGGCGACGCCGAGCGCGCTGGCCAGGCCCGCGGTGCGGGAGGCGAGGGCGTTGCGTACGACGACGGTGAAGTCGGCGCCGGGCAGCGCCACCATTCCGGCGGCGACCCCGGTGAAGGCGATCAGTTGTGCGTCCATGGGGTCCAGCCTGGACCTGCGGAGCCTTTAGCGTGTACTAGCAATCTTCTGGGGCCGGCTAAAGGAACGCTTCATGTACGACCCGACGCGGCTCGCCGCACTGGTGGCGGTCGCCGAGACCGGATCGATCACACGGGCCGCCGCCCACCTGGGCTACACCGCGCCCGCGCTCTCCCAGCAGCTGGCCAAGCTGGAGCGCGAGGCCGGGGCGACGCTGCTGGTGCGCCACCATCGCGGGGCGCGGCTGACGGCCGCCGGTGAGCTGCTGGCGGGCCGGGCGAGGCGGGTCCTGGACGAGCTGGACCAGGCGCGGCACGAGCTGGCGCAGCTGGCCGGGCTGTCGGGCGGCAGGCTGCGGGTGGGGACGTTCACGACGGCCGGGGTCCATCTGCTGCCGCCGGTCCTGAGCGCGTTCCGGCGGGCCCACCCGGAGGTCGATCTGGCCGTCACCGAGTACGAGCCGCCGGGCGGGATCGCGGCGGTGACCGAGGGCGAGGTGGACCTGGCGCTGACCCACACCTACGAACCGGCGGTGGCGGACCCGCCGCCCCCGGGCGTCACCGTGGAGCCCCTGCTGGTCGAGGAGCTGTTGCTGGCGACCGCCGTCGGGCACCGGCTCTCCGAAGGCACCGGACGGCTGCCGGTCGCGGAGCTGGCGGGCCGGCCGCTGATCAGCTCCGCGCCGGCGCATCCGCCCCGGCGCGGGGTGGAGAGCGCGCTGGCGGCGGCGGGCGCCGCACCGGCGGTGGTCTGCGAGTCGCCGGGCTACGCACTGGTGTGCGCGCTGGTCAGCGCCGGGCTCGGCGTGGCCGTGGTGCCGGAGATGGTCGCGTCGCTGTCGCCCACGCCGCTGGCCGTCCGGCGGCTTGAGCCCGCGGACTTCCGCCGGACGATCTCCGTGGTGCACCGCGGCGACCGGGCGACCGCCGCGGCGGCGACGCTCCTCGCACTGCTGCGGAGCGGGTACGGCCGGGCGGCGGCCCGCTGAACCGTGGCGGCCCCCTGCACCACGGCAGCCCTCTGCACCGTGTCAGCCCCTTGAACGGTGGCGGCCTTCGCGAACCCTGTCGTCAGCCCTGGACCGCCACCGCCCAGGGCAGCGCGATCCAGACCGTCTTGCCGCCCTCGGCCGTCGGGACGACCGTGAGCCGCCCGCCGTACTCCTTGGCCAGCGCCCGGATGATCACCATGCCGCGCCCGTTGTCCTGCCGTACGGCGGCGGGCAGCCGCTGAGGCCACCGGGGGTGACTGTCCGTCACGCCCAGACGCAGTTCCTCGTCGCGTTCCAGGCGCAGATCCACGGTGAAGGTGGGCGACTGGCCGAAGGTGTGCTGGACGGCGTTGGTGGTGAGTTCGGAGATGATCAACCGGATGGTGTCGGCGAGATCCGTGTCCTCGGAGAGGCCCCATTCGGCCAACGTCCTGGCCACATATCTGCGGGCCGAGGAAACCGAGGCCGGATCG is a genomic window of Streptomyces sp. SID8374 containing:
- a CDS encoding LysE family translocator; this encodes MDAQLIAFTGVAAGMVALPGADFTVVVRNALASRTAGLASALGVAGGLLVHTALAVAGLAAVLVTMPVLFRTVQLLGGAYVLYLGISGLYALRRRASEKGRTPDRVPPEGPEGFGRALRQGFLTNALNPKAPVLFLSLLPQFVPDGQPPLPRTLLLAALVVALALVWFPAVALLVDRLGRWLRRPRTARAIEGGSGVALTGLGLALVTGPLLR
- a CDS encoding LysR family transcriptional regulator — translated: MYDPTRLAALVAVAETGSITRAAAHLGYTAPALSQQLAKLEREAGATLLVRHHRGARLTAAGELLAGRARRVLDELDQARHELAQLAGLSGGRLRVGTFTTAGVHLLPPVLSAFRRAHPEVDLAVTEYEPPGGIAAVTEGEVDLALTHTYEPAVADPPPPGVTVEPLLVEELLLATAVGHRLSEGTGRLPVAELAGRPLISSAPAHPPRRGVESALAAAGAAPAVVCESPGYALVCALVSAGLGVAVVPEMVASLSPTPLAVRRLEPADFRRTISVVHRGDRATAAAATLLALLRSGYGRAAAR
- a CDS encoding ATP-binding protein, with translation MADHQEATVTLPSDPASVSSARRYVARTLAEWGLSEDTDLADTIRLIISELTTNAVQHTFGQSPTFTVDLRLERDEELRLGVTDSHPRWPQRLPAAVRQDNGRGMVIIRALAKEYGGRLTVVPTAEGGKTVWIALPWAVAVQG